The stretch of DNA TGATGATGATAACAGGCCAATTTTAGGCTTTCATTGTTATAACTGCAATATCGACCTTACGTCAAAGGAGTTAATTGAGGTGGTTTTAAATGCTTAAAGAGACACCAGCTCCTTACAAGGATACAGGGGTAAATGCTGACAAATCACAGTTAGACATTACAAACCTGCTGAGGAAGTATGGAGTAGAACAGATAAACTGGCAGATAGACTACAAAATGGAGAGAATCCAGTTAGATTTCATAATTGAATACAAAAAGCAGGAAGATCAATCAATTCACAAAATTGCAGTAAGAGTAAAACCACCTATGTTCGCTGCACAGAGAAGAACCTGGGATCCTAAGGAGGGTAAATATGTTAAAACTGACATGGCAAACTGGGCACAGTCAATGAGACTGTTATTTCACTGGATAAAAGCAAAGTTAGAAGCAGTCAGTTTTGGGTTAAATTCAGTAGAAAAAGAGTTCTTGTCTGATATAGTTACAACGGCACCTGATGGAACAAGGGTAACTGTATGGGATCTGATTAGTGAACAGGTTGAAAATAGCCATCTCATGCTTGAATACAGGGGTGAAATGAGATGAGAACAGAGGAGAAATCAGCAGCGGCACGAATACAGAGAGATATCTTTAACAAGGCAATGGAGATGAAAGATGCAGAGATGAAGAAAAACAATCCAGCTGCATACTCTTCTATTGGCTGGTTATCATATCTGATTGATCTTGGAATGGCAAAACTTAAAGAAGAGGTAGATTAAACATGACAAAAGTATATGTCCTCTATGCACAGGAAGTTGAAGATCGATGGGTATTAGGCGTATTTTCCTCACCAGAAAAGGTAAAGGAAGCATGGGAAAAATGGCATGCAGAGAGAAATCCTGATACAGTGCAGGATGGATGGTGGGTGGATGATGAGGAATATGCAATCCTGGAATGTGAACTCAATGAGGTAAAGGTGAGGGAATGAAAAATATCAGCAAATTTATAGAGAAATGCAAAAACAGAGAACTTAAATCTGATAGATATTACGGTTTCAGTATTTTAAGAAATAATAAAATGCATATCCATGCTAAAACATTTGATAAAAATGAAAATGGTTTTATTCTTTATGATACAAATCATAATTCCATAGTAGAGGGGATAAATCCTGTGGATATAATCAGCATATTTTCTTGCAGTATTTATCAGGGAGAATGGGAATTAGAAAACATCCTATATGACAGTGAGCATGAGGTGAAAGAATGAACCAGACTGGCATAAGCTGGACTGATTACACGTGGAATCCTGTTTCAGGATGTAATAAGGTGTCTCCAGGATGCCAGAACTGCTATGCAGAAGCATGGTCAAAGAGATGGAAGCGATCATTTGATGTGGTGCTGCATCCTGAAAAGCTTAGACAGGTAAAGAAATTACCGTCAGGCAGTAAGGTATTTGTCAATTCAATGAGTGATCTATTTCATGGCAAGGTGCCATTCTCATTCATAGAAGAAGTGGTTGATGCGATCAAATCCAGACCAGATGTTATATTTCAGGTTCTTACAAAGAGACCAGAAAGAATAAGGGATTTTCTGCATTATCACGGTTACACATTGAGGGGAGGAGATCACCAGTATGATTACTGGCTGCCATCTAATTTATGGTTAGGCGTATCAGTCGAGATGAGGCAGTATGCAAGCAGGATTAATGAACTGCTTTACCTAAAGAATGAGGATCCAAAATTGCCAAGCACCATGTTTGTCAGTTTTGAGCCACTAATCGGGGATGTAGGCAA from Ferrimicrobium sp. encodes:
- a CDS encoding DUF5131 family protein, producing the protein MNQTGISWTDYTWNPVSGCNKVSPGCQNCYAEAWSKRWKRSFDVVLHPEKLRQVKKLPSGSKVFVNSMSDLFHGKVPFSFIEEVVDAIKSRPDVIFQVLTKRPERIRDFLHYHGYTLRGGDHQYDYWLPSNLWLGVSVEMRQYASRINELLYLKNEDPKLPSTMFVSFEPLIGDVGKVDLNGIDWIIIGGESGSHHRPMEIEWARNLIGQAKEQGIAVWMKQLGGFRPGGNIEDFPEDLRLREFPKVVLSESH